The proteins below come from a single Eubacterium limosum genomic window:
- a CDS encoding cysteine desulfurase: protein MVAYLDNAATSFPKPSNVIESMTAFMAQNGATSGRGAYQKALLSDQLVFQARSKTARFFNHPDPKTVVFTKNVTEAVNIALKGFLKSGDQVVTSAVEHNAVWRCLKMLEKNKGVCINVVPADKNGQTSPESVERALTFKTKLIVFNHASNVLGTVQPIQAIGEMANLRHIPLMVDTAQTAGHFPIDMQDSHIDILAFTGHKGLMGPMGIGGLVLSPNLDIEPLISGGTGGDSAYPYQPDYYPNHLEAGTLNVPGIIGLSSGIDFINETGLEGIHSKIKMLYNYAVHQLDTIPGIELYGPLDAQKTVGVIPFNLKGCPPEEIAFYLDQKHHVMIRAGLHCAPSAHQLMGTLERGACRIGLGYYNSKMDVDQLVNGLRGYLRNKGAVLCI, encoded by the coding sequence ATGGTTGCTTATCTTGACAATGCCGCTACTTCTTTTCCAAAACCATCAAATGTGATTGAGTCAATGACGGCATTTATGGCTCAAAACGGAGCAACTTCCGGACGTGGCGCGTATCAGAAAGCTTTATTGTCCGATCAGTTAGTCTTTCAAGCCCGTTCTAAAACAGCACGCTTCTTTAATCATCCCGATCCAAAGACCGTTGTATTTACTAAAAATGTAACAGAAGCCGTCAACATTGCTTTGAAGGGATTTTTAAAGTCCGGGGATCAAGTTGTCACAAGCGCAGTGGAACACAATGCGGTTTGGCGCTGTCTTAAAATGCTTGAAAAAAATAAGGGTGTTTGTATAAACGTGGTACCCGCAGATAAGAATGGACAAACATCCCCTGAATCTGTTGAGCGCGCTCTAACCTTTAAGACAAAACTGATTGTTTTTAACCACGCATCAAATGTACTTGGAACAGTTCAGCCGATTCAGGCCATTGGTGAAATGGCAAATCTACGGCACATTCCCTTAATGGTCGATACCGCGCAGACTGCCGGACATTTTCCCATAGATATGCAAGATTCTCATATTGATATTCTCGCTTTTACCGGACATAAGGGTTTAATGGGGCCGATGGGGATTGGCGGCCTGGTTCTTTCTCCAAACTTAGATATTGAACCGCTAATCTCTGGCGGCACCGGGGGCGATTCCGCTTATCCCTATCAACCGGATTACTATCCGAATCATCTGGAAGCCGGTACACTTAATGTTCCCGGAATCATTGGCCTAAGTTCAGGAATTGACTTTATTAATGAAACGGGACTTGAAGGCATCCATTCAAAAATTAAAATGCTTTATAATTATGCAGTACATCAGCTTGATACAATACCAGGTATTGAACTTTATGGCCCACTTGATGCGCAAAAAACGGTCGGAGTTATTCCTTTTAACCTTAAGGGGTGTCCTCCTGAAGAAATTGCTTTTTATTTAGACCAGAAACACCATGTTATGATCCGGGCCGGTCTGCATTGTGCGCCTTCCGCCCATCAGTTAATGGGTACCCTTGAACGTGGGGCTTGCCGCATTGGATTGGGCTATTATAATTCAAAAATGGATGTTGATCAGCTGGTTAATGGCCTGCGTGGCTATTTGAGAAACAAGGGAGCAGTATTATGTATTTAG
- a CDS encoding sigma factor-like helix-turn-helix DNA-binding protein → MKATAKCFVKNEVGQYDEITYDELCKYCEAYPEEYASKKFFPLQGMLLEVTPEQYKSLYRDLERQRYLKNLDDYYNPISLNELKNDKSMLIKANVDVFKIVETGMLLESLENALNQLNEQEMFIINALFFEQKTDTALARETGIPRSTITSRKIKILKKLKSIIEK, encoded by the coding sequence ATGAAAGCAACTGCAAAATGTTTTGTTAAGAATGAGGTCGGCCAGTATGACGAAATCACTTACGATGAGCTTTGTAAGTATTGTGAAGCTTACCCAGAGGAGTATGCAAGCAAAAAATTCTTTCCATTACAAGGGATGCTTTTAGAAGTAACACCAGAACAGTATAAATCTTTATATCGAGATTTAGAAAGGCAAAGATACTTAAAAAACTTAGATGATTATTATAATCCTATTTCACTTAATGAATTAAAAAACGACAAGAGTATGCTCATTAAGGCAAATGTAGATGTTTTTAAAATTGTTGAGACAGGAATGTTATTGGAATCGCTAGAAAATGCGTTAAATCAGCTTAACGAGCAGGAAATGTTCATCATTAACGCGTTGTTTTTTGAGCAGAAAACAGATACAGCACTTGCCCGGGAAACAGGCATACCCAGATCAACGATTACCAGTCGAAAAATAAAGATTCTCAAAAAGTTAAAGAGCATTATTGAAAAGTAA
- a CDS encoding ArsR/SmtB family transcription factor, which produces MIINILKTLSDVNRLRILNLLNQKPLCVCEIEYLLELNQSNLSRHLRNMNQLGLLDTWRENKFAYYKINEDFVKANPFIMEVFDRLTEEKQLQEDLDNFNAYIAENIPCACVTKMLLEKKYEQKEGS; this is translated from the coding sequence ATGATCATAAATATATTAAAAACTTTATCTGACGTCAATCGTCTGAGAATCTTAAACCTTTTGAATCAAAAGCCTTTGTGCGTGTGCGAAATAGAGTATCTGTTGGAATTAAACCAATCGAATCTTTCCAGACATCTGCGAAATATGAACCAGTTGGGGTTACTGGATACCTGGCGCGAAAATAAATTTGCTTATTATAAAATAAACGAGGATTTTGTAAAGGCGAATCCTTTTATTATGGAAGTGTTTGACCGATTGACCGAAGAAAAGCAATTACAGGAAGATTTGGACAATTTTAATGCGTATATAGCGGAAAACATTCCCTGCGCATGTGTGACAAAAATGCTTTTGGAAAAAAAGTATGAACAGAAAGAAGGCAGTTAA
- a CDS encoding EAL domain-containing protein, which produces MVYEATILSSIITFILTSFAFYIRILKINKHKKRIKFGRPGKSLPKAKKSGAMTDRVSVVGACEKDKKMLVEEISKATMEAALKEGAFETFLQPKYELQNERIVGAEALVRWISGGKNFLYPDCFIPIFEKNGFIINLDLYMFEKVCKIIRSWREAGIEAVAVSVNFSKQHLLNEHFAQELGEIADAWKTPRNFLEIEITESMAMEDIGQMRRSFAALRKEGFSVALDDFGSGYSSLGFLKDMPIDTVKLDKTFFHKVENHQKFMTVIKHILLMAHELDLSVVAEGIETEAQINLLRQLDCDMVQGFYYDKPMRASAFEDKLRKQTKKIGVDYSAIHTVL; this is translated from the coding sequence ATGGTATATGAAGCAACCATCCTATCAAGCATTATAACGTTTATACTTACGTCATTTGCTTTTTATATACGCATATTAAAAATAAATAAACACAAAAAAAGAATAAAATTTGGACGACCGGGAAAAAGCTTGCCAAAGGCAAAAAAGTCAGGCGCTATGACGGATCGGGTAAGTGTGGTTGGTGCGTGTGAAAAGGATAAAAAAATGTTAGTAGAAGAAATAAGTAAAGCCACAATGGAGGCTGCACTTAAGGAGGGCGCTTTTGAGACTTTTCTACAGCCTAAATATGAACTTCAAAACGAAAGAATTGTTGGTGCCGAAGCGCTTGTGCGCTGGATATCAGGTGGAAAAAATTTTCTTTATCCCGATTGCTTTATCCCCATCTTTGAAAAAAATGGTTTTATTATCAATTTGGATTTGTATATGTTTGAAAAGGTGTGTAAGATCATTCGGTCCTGGCGTGAAGCCGGGATTGAGGCGGTGGCGGTATCCGTTAATTTTTCAAAGCAGCATTTATTGAACGAACACTTTGCCCAAGAATTGGGAGAAATTGCCGATGCATGGAAAACGCCAAGAAATTTCTTGGAAATTGAGATCACTGAAAGCATGGCGATGGAAGACATTGGACAGATGCGCCGGTCTTTTGCAGCACTTCGAAAAGAGGGATTTTCAGTGGCGTTAGATGATTTCGGCAGCGGGTATTCGTCCCTTGGTTTTCTTAAGGATATGCCCATTGATACTGTAAAACTGGATAAAACCTTTTTTCACAAGGTTGAAAATCATCAAAAATTTATGACCGTGATAAAACACATTTTGCTCATGGCGCACGAACTTGATTTAAGCGTTGTGGCCGAAGGCATAGAGACAGAAGCTCAGATAAACCTGTTGCGGCAGCTTGACTGTGACATGGTGCAGGGTTTTTACTATGACAAACCAATGAGAGCGTCGGCTTTTGAAGATAAATTAAGAAAACAGACTAAAAAGATTGGAGTTGATTACAGTGCGATACATACCGTTTTGTAA
- a CDS encoding thioredoxin family protein: MSILDNMFGNEDSMEKAMKEMGEQFFYIKVLGAEEPECTRLLQKAQDALAILKKEGQCERIKDSENIAGCKVTSQAVLVINDCVIKNGSNLEIEDIVELLKKF, encoded by the coding sequence ATGTCGATTTTGGACAATATGTTTGGAAATGAAGATTCTATGGAAAAAGCAATGAAAGAAATGGGTGAACAATTTTTTTATATAAAAGTATTAGGTGCAGAAGAACCGGAGTGCACCCGATTGCTTCAAAAAGCCCAGGATGCTTTGGCAATTTTGAAGAAAGAAGGACAATGCGAGAGAATTAAAGATTCTGAAAACATTGCTGGATGTAAAGTAACAAGTCAGGCGGTATTAGTGATTAATGATTGTGTAATAAAAAATGGCAGCAACCTTGAAATTGAGGATATTGTTGAATTGTTAAAAAAATTTTAA
- a CDS encoding AAA family ATPase: MTIFEKLEEQGVNEKLIKDVECFRKEYLVAENLKDRIPKCETIFYGKDIWSMCITAILEGENILLSGPKATGKNVLADNLCEVFGRPQWNTSFHVNTDSTSLIGTDTFIDNEVRLRRGSVYECAANGGFGVFDEINMAKNDALVVLHSALDYRKIIDVPGYEKISLDPATRFIGTMNYEYAGTKELNEALVSRFMTIDIPQIDEETLMVILKQEFSDAKEDMLRQFAGIFLDLQEKAMNSEISTKSVDLRGIMGSLRTIRRGLKPMLAINMGVIGKTFDQYEKEIVYDVIRTRIREDWLPEDIF; this comes from the coding sequence ATGACTATTTTTGAAAAATTAGAAGAACAAGGCGTTAATGAAAAATTAATCAAGGATGTTGAATGCTTTAGAAAAGAGTATCTTGTTGCTGAAAATCTTAAAGATCGTATACCAAAATGTGAAACGATTTTTTACGGAAAGGATATATGGTCAATGTGTATTACCGCTATATTAGAGGGTGAAAATATTCTTTTGAGTGGGCCAAAGGCAACAGGTAAGAATGTTTTGGCCGATAATCTTTGTGAGGTTTTTGGAAGACCTCAATGGAACACATCATTTCATGTTAATACTGACAGTACAAGCCTTATTGGAACGGATACATTCATTGACAATGAAGTGCGTCTGCGCCGCGGATCTGTTTATGAATGTGCAGCGAATGGCGGATTCGGTGTTTTCGATGAGATTAATATGGCAAAAAACGATGCGCTTGTTGTGCTCCATTCTGCACTTGACTATCGAAAAATTATTGATGTGCCAGGATATGAAAAAATTAGTCTTGATCCCGCGACACGCTTTATTGGTACGATGAATTACGAATACGCAGGAACAAAAGAATTGAACGAAGCATTAGTATCCCGTTTTATGACTATAGATATTCCTCAGATTGATGAAGAAACGCTAATGGTTATTTTAAAACAAGAATTTTCTGATGCAAAAGAGGATATGTTGCGACAATTTGCTGGAATATTCCTCGATTTGCAGGAAAAGGCAATGAACTCAGAAATTTCAACTAAATCGGTGGATTTAAGGGGAATCATGGGAAGTTTGAGAACAATACGACGTGGTTTAAAACCGATGCTTGCGATTAATATGGGTGTTATCGGAAAAACTTTTGATCAATACGAAAAAGAGATTGTCTATGATGTTATCCGAACACGAATCCGAGAGGATTGGCTACCTGAGGATATATTTTAG
- a CDS encoding arsenic metallochaperone ArsD family protein: MKDETKFEIYEPARMTNEQKEQLRKITPLLDALIERDYSISIFNFATDEEEFLDHPIIGQALIMEGEGLLPITLINGEVKRMGTFPNNAEIGEWLQLNSEELLDILKVFREESGVGCSCGTCC, from the coding sequence ATGAAAGATGAAACAAAATTTGAAATTTATGAACCGGCTCGTATGACAAATGAGCAAAAAGAACAATTGCGGAAGATCACCCCATTGTTAGATGCCTTAATCGAGAGAGATTATTCTATTTCAATTTTTAATTTTGCTACCGATGAAGAGGAATTTTTAGATCACCCAATTATCGGACAAGCACTCATAATGGAAGGTGAAGGACTTTTGCCAATAACGTTAATCAATGGCGAAGTAAAACGAATGGGTACTTTTCCAAACAATGCGGAAATTGGTGAATGGCTACAGCTCAACTCAGAAGAATTACTTGATATTCTTAAAGTTTTCCGTGAAGAATCTGGGGTAGGTTGTAGCTGCGGAACGTGCTGTTAA
- a CDS encoding gamma-glutamyl-gamma-aminobutyrate hydrolase family protein, producing the protein MNKKPLIGVLPQYQVAEHKIRIFPEYMDAIMDAGGIPFLLPFARRKKDLKKIVQKLDGFLFTGGQDVSPELYHQDMCHCSNEILPIRDELETQLFKEILKVNRPVLGICRGLQLINVVLGGTLFQDVNIQNKRKMPLQHEQKAAVNVPVHSITIKAASLLYAITKEEHIDVNSFHHQGIKKLGNHLEVVARSNDGLIEAVQIKTLDFGLAVQWHPELLYSDNVHAQKLFKAFIKASKKNSKNR; encoded by the coding sequence ATGAATAAAAAACCATTAATTGGTGTTTTACCACAATATCAGGTTGCAGAACACAAAATTAGAATTTTTCCGGAATATATGGATGCAATCATGGACGCGGGCGGTATACCCTTTCTTTTACCCTTTGCCAGACGTAAAAAGGATTTAAAAAAAATAGTGCAAAAACTAGATGGTTTTCTCTTTACCGGCGGACAGGATGTCAGCCCGGAATTATATCATCAGGATATGTGTCATTGTTCTAATGAGATACTGCCGATAAGGGATGAGCTGGAAACACAACTTTTTAAAGAAATTCTCAAAGTGAATAGGCCAGTGCTTGGTATTTGTCGTGGATTGCAGCTCATTAATGTTGTATTAGGCGGCACGCTCTTTCAAGATGTAAACATTCAAAACAAAAGGAAAATGCCATTACAACATGAACAAAAAGCAGCAGTGAATGTACCGGTTCATAGTATTACGATCAAAGCGGCTTCACTATTATACGCTATTACAAAAGAAGAACATATAGATGTAAATAGTTTTCATCATCAGGGGATTAAAAAACTTGGGAACCATCTGGAAGTTGTGGCTAGGAGTAATGATGGACTGATTGAAGCAGTTCAGATTAAAACATTAGATTTCGGATTAGCGGTGCAATGGCATCCAGAACTGCTTTATTCTGATAATGTTCATGCACAAAAGCTTTTTAAAGCTTTTATAAAAGCATCTAAAAAAAATTCAAAAAATCGTTGA
- the arsD gene encoding arsenite efflux transporter metallochaperone ArsD has translation MKKIEIFDPAMCCSTGVCGPGVDPELLRMATMVSNLQKAGKEIKRHNLSEEPQAYIDNAAVNDVILKEGADALPVTVVDGAVLKKGEYPTNDELLDWSGMSKEELVTLLIQEKVAQNGGCCSGGSGCC, from the coding sequence ATGAAGAAAATCGAAATATTTGATCCGGCAATGTGTTGTTCAACAGGTGTTTGCGGCCCGGGTGTTGATCCTGAATTGCTGCGGATGGCCACCATGGTCAGCAATCTGCAAAAAGCAGGAAAGGAGATTAAGCGGCATAATCTTTCCGAAGAACCGCAGGCTTACATTGATAATGCAGCAGTAAATGATGTGATTCTGAAGGAAGGAGCAGATGCACTGCCAGTTACAGTGGTGGATGGCGCAGTTTTGAAAAAAGGCGAGTATCCGACAAACGATGAATTACTTGATTGGAGTGGGATGTCAAAGGAAGAATTGGTAACATTATTAATTCAGGAAAAAGTGGCACAAAACGGTGGCTGCTGCAGTGGCGGAAGTGGCTGTTGTTAA
- a CDS encoding arsenate reductase ArsC — protein MKKVAFICVHNSCRSQIAEALGKHLASDVFESYSAGTEPKSNINPDAVRIMKTYYHIDMEQTQRPKLLESLPPIDIVVTMGCNVTCPHIPCSIHMDWGLDDPTGKDDTVFLKTIKEIETKILLLKSKLK, from the coding sequence ATGAAAAAAGTAGCCTTTATATGTGTACATAATTCTTGTCGTTCTCAAATTGCAGAAGCCCTCGGAAAGCATCTTGCCAGTGATGTTTTTGAAAGTTATAGTGCTGGTACCGAACCAAAATCAAATATTAATCCCGATGCTGTCCGCATAATGAAAACCTATTATCATATTGATATGGAACAAACCCAAAGACCAAAACTCCTCGAATCCTTACCCCCAATTGATATTGTCGTTACAATGGGCTGTAATGTTACTTGTCCACACATTCCCTGCTCAATTCATATGGATTGGGGACTGGATGATCCAACTGGTAAAGATGACACGGTCTTTCTCAAAACAATAAAAGAGATCGAAACTAAGATACTCTTACTAAAGTCAAAACTTAAGTGA
- a CDS encoding tyrosine-type recombinase/integrase, which translates to MESIDNQRREKGSGGLRYREERKIWEASIDLGIDSNGKRIRKVRTGKTKEIAFKNLETAVMDHYSKLEETLHKELLEIESQIEKEKINKNGILLSEFYKEFVNQKKRGYVTDRTLGTYVDNYKTIQKYLKNVTLQETVDNIEIFEKFAKDLLLGKKPIVKTTFLRKLNFIEQTLDYAVKKKLIESNILKKEKLELPLCKKKSRVVREVSVEDYHKLIECSRKENFFVYVMVTALLATGLRIGELAGLKIQDIDKENKKIAVTKTLTYNIEIDEDFNITKRGVITVPPKTVSGNRFVYVPDEIIDNFIKLHESYREDKKLMEKIRQKGNKDFIFISQRGTAVQPNVLALKLRNFAERCGIEGIHPHRFRHNFATAMARGKVSPTVGAKVLGHSNPNMFLKVYTDVNEEDKKQACKAAVEMIQGL; encoded by the coding sequence ATGGAAAGCATTGATAACCAAAGAAGAGAAAAAGGGAGCGGTGGATTAAGATATCGTGAGGAGCGTAAAATATGGGAAGCTTCCATTGATTTAGGGATTGATTCAAATGGAAAACGAATCCGAAAGGTGCGTACTGGAAAAACAAAAGAAATCGCTTTTAAGAACCTTGAAACAGCAGTAATGGACCATTATTCCAAATTGGAAGAGACGCTTCACAAAGAACTTCTTGAAATAGAATCCCAGATTGAAAAAGAAAAAATAAATAAAAATGGGATTCTCTTATCTGAATTTTACAAGGAATTTGTCAATCAAAAAAAGCGTGGTTATGTGACGGACCGGACGTTAGGAACCTATGTTGATAATTATAAAACAATCCAAAAATATCTTAAGAACGTTACATTACAGGAGACGGTTGATAATATTGAAATCTTTGAAAAGTTTGCAAAAGACTTACTGCTTGGAAAAAAGCCGATAGTAAAGACTACTTTTTTAAGAAAACTAAATTTTATTGAACAGACATTGGATTATGCAGTTAAGAAAAAATTGATCGAAAGCAATATCTTGAAAAAAGAAAAACTTGAATTGCCGTTGTGTAAAAAGAAATCGAGAGTGGTAAGAGAGGTAAGTGTTGAGGATTACCATAAACTTATAGAATGCAGCCGAAAAGAAAATTTCTTTGTTTATGTCATGGTTACGGCTTTGCTTGCAACGGGGTTGCGTATTGGAGAATTGGCAGGCCTTAAGATACAGGATATAGATAAAGAGAATAAAAAAATAGCGGTTACAAAGACATTGACCTATAATATCGAAATTGACGAGGACTTTAACATTACAAAACGTGGTGTCATTACCGTTCCGCCTAAGACAGTATCGGGAAACCGATTCGTTTATGTACCGGATGAGATTATCGACAATTTTATCAAACTGCATGAAAGTTATCGTGAAGATAAAAAACTTATGGAAAAAATCAGGCAGAAAGGAAATAAAGATTTTATTTTTATTAGCCAACGGGGAACCGCTGTACAACCAAATGTGCTAGCATTAAAACTTAGAAACTTTGCGGAGCGTTGCGGAATTGAGGGGATTCATCCCCACCGCTTTCGGCATAATTTTGCAACGGCAATGGCACGTGGAAAGGTATCGCCTACTGTTGGTGCAAAAGTTCTGGGACATTCCAATCCAAATATGTTTTTAAAGGTATATACGGATGTTAATGAAGAAGATAAGAAACAGGCATGTAAGGCTGCGGTCGAAATGATTCAAGGTTTATAA
- the arsA gene encoding arsenical pump-driving ATPase, translating into MYEVFNPENAGLTKYLFYTGKGGVGKTSTACATAVSLADKGKKVFLISTDPASNLQDVFETELDNKGVSIKQVPNLVVANLNPEEAAAEYRESVVGPYRGKMPESIIANMEEQLSGSCTVEIASFNEFAHFITDDKINNQYDYIIFDTAPTGHTLRMLQLPSAWDSFIDESTHGASCLGQLSGLGDKKEMYAHAVKTLSDKDMTTLILVSRPEKAPLDEAARASKELSDIGVNNQELIINGVLERVNNSDPVSESFFEKQQKAMAGIPESLKAMPVFVLPLRSYNVSGIDNIRRMLISDDLSELDDFNNNFEFPGLTTLINDLHKSKKKVIFTMGKGGVGKTTIAAAIALGLAKFGEKVHLTTTDPAGNISAQAIANRNVEVSNIDEAEELQKYKDEVISKAIAGGVSKEDLDYIKEDLRSPCTQEIAVFRAFADIVEKAEEKVVVIDTAPTGHTLLLLNSTESYHKEMERSNAEIPESVMKLLPRLKNKNETEVVIVALPEATPYFEAYRLEEDLNRADIDNKWWVINASLLAADTNDPFLKARAANEEKWINRIAEETKGNYVVIPWQK; encoded by the coding sequence ATGTATGAAGTTTTTAATCCGGAAAATGCCGGTCTGACCAAATATTTATTTTACACAGGAAAAGGTGGTGTTGGAAAAACATCAACAGCTTGCGCGACAGCAGTATCCCTTGCAGATAAAGGGAAAAAAGTATTTTTGATCAGTACAGACCCTGCTTCAAACTTACAGGATGTTTTTGAAACAGAGCTGGATAACAAAGGCGTTTCCATCAAACAAGTACCAAATTTAGTGGTTGCGAATCTTAATCCAGAAGAAGCGGCAGCAGAATATCGCGAGTCTGTGGTTGGCCCTTATCGAGGGAAAATGCCGGAATCCATTATTGCGAATATGGAAGAACAATTATCTGGCTCCTGTACAGTAGAAATTGCGTCATTTAATGAATTTGCGCATTTTATTACTGACGATAAAATCAATAATCAGTATGATTATATTATTTTTGATACGGCACCAACGGGTCATACATTGCGGATGCTTCAATTGCCATCTGCTTGGGATTCATTTATTGACGAAAGCACTCATGGGGCTTCCTGTTTAGGACAGCTTTCTGGTTTGGGAGACAAAAAAGAAATGTATGCCCATGCGGTTAAAACTCTGTCCGATAAAGATATGACGACTTTAATCTTGGTTTCTAGACCTGAAAAAGCACCGCTTGACGAAGCCGCCAGGGCATCAAAAGAATTATCCGATATTGGTGTAAATAATCAGGAGCTTATCATTAATGGTGTTTTGGAAAGAGTAAATAACAGCGATCCAGTTTCAGAAAGCTTTTTTGAAAAGCAGCAAAAGGCTATGGCAGGAATTCCTGAATCTTTAAAAGCAATGCCGGTCTTTGTGCTGCCACTCCGCTCCTATAATGTCAGCGGTATTGACAATATCCGGAGAATGTTGATAAGCGATGATCTGTCAGAATTGGATGATTTTAATAACAATTTTGAGTTTCCCGGATTAACCACATTAATCAACGATCTGCACAAAAGCAAGAAAAAAGTTATTTTTACAATGGGAAAAGGTGGTGTCGGCAAAACAACAATCGCAGCGGCCATTGCTCTGGGATTAGCAAAGTTTGGCGAAAAAGTACATTTGACCACTACTGATCCGGCAGGAAATATCAGTGCACAGGCCATTGCCAACCGAAATGTGGAAGTCAGCAATATTGACGAAGCCGAAGAATTACAGAAATATAAAGATGAAGTAATCAGTAAAGCCATTGCAGGCGGTGTGAGCAAAGAAGATTTAGACTATATCAAAGAAGATCTGCGCTCTCCATGTACTCAGGAAATTGCTGTATTCCGGGCTTTTGCGGATATTGTTGAAAAAGCAGAGGAAAAAGTCGTCGTTATTGATACGGCACCTACCGGACACACCTTATTATTGCTCAACTCAACAGAAAGCTACCACAAGGAAATGGAGCGCTCGAATGCGGAGATTCCTGAGTCAGTGATGAAACTGTTGCCACGATTGAAAAATAAAAACGAAACCGAAGTAGTGATTGTTGCTCTTCCAGAAGCAACACCTTATTTCGAAGCCTACCGTTTGGAAGAAGACCTGAACCGAGCCGATATTGACAATAAGTGGTGGGTCATCAACGCCAGTTTATTGGCTGCGGATACGAATGATCCATTTTTAAAAGCACGTGCAGCAAATGAAGAAAAATGGATTAACCGCATTGCAGAAGAAACCAAAGGAAATTATGTCGTTATTCCATGGCAAAAATAA